The following are from one region of the Zonotrichia leucophrys gambelii isolate GWCS_2022_RI chromosome 1A, RI_Zleu_2.0, whole genome shotgun sequence genome:
- the LOC135457620 gene encoding uncharacterized protein LOC135457620, producing the protein MSGGFPAPCPQREKTRRGMSGGCPAPPASRRGGAKLRRAKKFFFTLSPEPAQTEPSPPPPSLSPGGWEWAVPLEPVPLVPPLPALRPPSRPASPARPPLQAIPSPPLQAVPPMDSQASPPLPAPASENAEEALPVAAELLSDDDASPASGSAEELFSPVPPAPLPLPSASSPPQAETVPVQDGAGDGAEPAGPSEKPAATPTSSEIPSPVPASPPLPAQAAPAVLPLSEAVSSVSASETALEPAACSSSDHPGPVAVAGAPAAGLPFRGAGAARQLTGGTARLPAFKISILGGFGGVFSGIVPWRLPSLPPLLRPSGGGQVHPESSASDLQPGGGGNDAMGRMRHKPNALQGKRAQMEETIAGLLWETNISRPQMGSLGEASISLLLACLSGFGERKRVPTRAAIVLAAGCRPVGVQSLPHGFGLGRWAQEVFGPGPAFGLLVLLGVEVSPTGPGPPLWASFGVPGPSWARAPRAFPSLALLCSAAALFFFDHKKKKKKKKKK; encoded by the coding sequence ATGAGTGGGGGCTTCCCAGCCCCCTGTCCTCAGCGGGAGAAGACCCGGCGGGGGATGAGTGGGGGCTGCCCGGCCCCCCCTGCTTCGCGGCGGGGGGGGGCGAAACTGCGCCGAgcgaagaagtttttttttactctttcccCGGAGCCTGCGCAGACGGAACCTTCTCCcccccctccttctctctctccggggggatGGGAATGGGCGGTCCCGCTCGAACCAGTGCCGTTGGTGCCGCCCCTGCCAGCGCTGCGTCCGCCTTCAAGACCCGCCTCACCGGCGCGGCCGCCACTCCAGGCGATCCCGTCTCCGCCTCTCCAGGCAGTCCCGCCCATGGATTCACAGGCCTccccgcccctgccagcgcctgcgtctgagaatgcagaagaggcacttcctgtggctgctgagttgCTAAGCGACGACGACGCGTCTCCAGCTTCCGGCTCAGCGGAGGAGTTGTTCTCTCCGGTCCCTCCGGCCCCTCTGCCGCTTCCATCGGCCTCCTCGCCACCTCAAGCCGAGACGGTCCCTgttcaggatggtgctggagacgGCGCCGAACCTGCGGGACCCTCGGAAAAGCCCGCGGCCACTCCTACATCCAGCGAGATTCCCTCCCCGGTTCCGGCTTCCCCCCcgctgcctgcacaggctgccccagcagtccTGCCGTTGtcggaggctgtgtcctccgtGTCGGCGTCAGAGACTGCCCTGGAACCGGCGGCTTGTTCGAGCTCGGACCATCCCGGACCGGTTGCTGTAGCAGGGGCCCCGGCGGCTGGTCTTCCCTTCCGTGGAGCGGGGGCTGCACGCCAGCTGACTGGGGGCACAGCCCGTCTCCCTGCTTTTAAGATCAGCATTCTCGGCGGGTTCGGGGGTGTTTTTTCGGGGATTGTCCCATGGaggctgccatctctgccgCCTCTCTTGCGCCCTAGTGGCGGGGGGCAGGTGCATCCCGAGAGCTCTGCCTCTGATCTCCAGCCCGGAGGGGGTGGGAATGATGCCATGGGGCGGATGAGACACAAACCCAATGCATTGCAGGGGAagagggcacagatggaggagaccatagctggtttgctgtgggaaacaaacatctccagacccCAGATGGGATCTCTGGGGGAggcttctatttccctgctgctggcatgcctcagtggttttggggaaaggaagcGTGTCCCCACTCGtgctgccattgtactggcagcagggtgcaggcctgTGGGAGTGCAGAGCCTGCCTCATGGGTTTGGCCTGGGCCGTTGGGCTCAGGAAGTTtttgggccagggccagcatttGGCCTCTTGGTGTTACTGGGGGTTGAGGTTTCTCCTACTGGTCCTGGTCCCCCTTTGtgggccagttttggggttcctggtccatcatgggccagggcccccagggcctttccttctctggcactgctctgctctgctgctgctcttttctttttcgatcacaaaaaaaaaaaaaaaaaaaaaaaaaaaaaataa